TATGCCATTCCTCATGGATAGCCAGCCATTGTTCAGCGTTGCATTTATCTTTTGAAATTCTATCGCGCACTTCCGGAGCGAAAATCTCCGCCCCTCCTCCCGGCATAGATTCCAAGCCCGCTTCCTTCATCATTCGCATGCCCGTTGCATAATCGACTTTCGCTTTCTTGAATATATAGTGGTATTCCACTGGAGTAAGTGCTTTAAGATGTAGATTTGGACGATGTTTTTTAATAGCTGTAAACAATTCCGTATAAAATTGCAAATTATACTGGGGCAGCACCCCTCCTACTATATGTACTTCGGTAACCGGCTCATCATCGTATTTCTTGATAGTTTCCAACATATCATCCATCGTTGCCTCCCATCCCTCTGATCGTTCTTTTATGAGGCGTGAGTATGAGCAGAATTTGCAGTCATATACACAAAGATTGGTAGGCTCGATATGGAAATTACGGTTAAAATAAGTGAAATTACCATTCTTTTTCTCTCGAATATGGTTAGCAAGTACACCAAGATACCCCAACTCCCCTTTTTCATAAAGAACAACACCTTCTTCAAAAGTAATGCGTTGGTTGTTAAGGACTTTTAATGCGATAGTCTTTAAGTCTTTATCAAGATTTGAATCGTCTATTACTAAATTTAGTCTTTTATCTGCTTCCATACGCTAAAATCTTAACGCAAATGTACAAAAACTGCTCCATAACAATTATCAATTAGGTGTAAGAAATAGGAGTAGGTGTAAGAAATAGGAGCTTATTTTTGTAAATCTAACAAACATATATTGTTCTTATTTGTTTAATTAGGTACCTTCGGAAAGCTAAACAAATATGTAAACCGTTCATTAATAATTCCGAAAGTTATTTCTAAGATTTATTAATTATTAAGAAATTTTGAATAGGCTATGGAAAATAATATGAAAACAGAGCCCATTATCATTAAAAAATTGACGATTGAGGATAGTGAAATATTCGACAATGTTTACACGAGGCCTGAGTTGTTTTGGAAAATCAACAATGATAGCAGCGGCAATGAAAACGCGGAAGAATTTGCGAAACGCATGCTTTGGTTATGTAAGTACATTTATACTATCCGTCTGAAACGCGATCCGTTAAAGGTAATAGGCGCTTGCGTATTGTATAATTGGAACAAAAAGAAAAGAGAGATCTTTTTTGGAGGTTCCATCTTACCCGAATACTGGGGAAAAGGTATTATGCCCAATGCCTTTAATCAAATGATAGAAATGGCAAAATATTGTTTGGGTGCATCTCATATTAAAATATCTATCAATAAAGACAATCAGCCCGCCAAACGTATGGTTGAGAAGTTGGGATTTTTTAACGCTGTTGAAGAAAACAACCTCACTACCTTTAGCAGACCTATTGATCTACCGCCGTCAATCGCTAAATTGATTAATAAAAACAAAGGTTTTCAACGAGCAATATGAACTGAATATGCCCTGAAATTCGAATCCCGATGACTTTTTACATTATCGAGATTGGGTGTTGTTGCAAAAAAAATCTTTTGCGCAATAAAAATAAAGTGTATATTTGCGGCATACATCATTTCAGGATGTACTGATCAATTCCTCTTGAAGAAAGAGTCTTGATTTATAAAGAAGTGGCGAGAGACCGGCTCTGCGACCCACTGGCAACCATCCATATTTTTAGGAAAAGGTGCCAAATCCTGTCCCGAATTAATGGGAGCATATAAATGAGAAAGACAATGAAATCAATTTCAACTAGTAATTCTACTCTTAAAGGTGCAAGGGCACTTTTCCATAAAAGTGTTATTTTCGGCAATGGTAATAGCAGAGGTATCGCCTTGAACCTCAATCGCCGTTATATGTGTATGTGCCAGTAGCAGATGCTAACCTATCATCTTTATTTACATATCATGATAGTTTATTGCATGAATTAACTCGTGCGAGTACAAGCAAACTGATTTTTCATCCTAACACTTTATAAAGATGTCACAAGAAAACTTAAAATTCGAAACACTACAAATACACGCAGGACAAGAAGTAGATGCTTCTACCAATGCCCGAGCTGTTCCGATTTACCAAACAACGTCCTATGTATTTAATAATTCAGAACATGGCGCAAATCTTTTCGCGCTGAAAGAGTTTGGTAATATATATACGAGGATTATGAATCCTACCACCGATGTGTTTGAAAAGCGTGTGGCGGCTCTGGAAGGGGGTGTTGCTGCTGTCGCAGTGGCTTCGGGACAGGCTGCACAATTTATAGCTTTAAGTAATATTTTAGAAAGTGGTGACAACTTTGTTTCTGGCGCCAATTTATATGGGGGCACCTACAATCAGTTTAAGGTGTCATTTAAAAGGTTGGGTATTGAGGCCCGTTTTGCAAAAAACGACAGTGCTGAGCATATGGAAGCATTAATAGACGAGCAAACAAAGGCCATTTATTTGGAAACTATCGGTAATCCGAGCTTCAATGTCCCTGATTTTGAGGCAGTGGCAACGGTAGCGCAAAAATACGACTTGCCATTGATTGTAGATAATACTTTTGGTGCAGCGGGTTATTTATTTCAACCTATTGCACATGGCGCACATGTAGTTGTTCAATCGGCCACTAAGTGGATTGGTGGCCATGGCACCAGTATCGGTGGAGTTATTGTTGACGGGGGAAATTACAATTGGGGTAATGGTAAGTTTCAGCAATTTAGTGAGCCTTCCGAAGGTTACCACGGTCTCGTTTTTAATGATGTTTTTGGCAGTAACGGTCCTTTTGGTAACATACAATTTGCTATCCGCGCACGTGTGGAAGGGTTACGTGATTTTGGTCCTGCTTTGTCTCCTTTCAATTCTTTTCTGCTGTTACAGGGATTGGAAACGTTATCATTACGCGTGCAGCGTCATGTGGATAATGCGTTGGAATTAGCGCTATGGTTGCAAGATCATTCGCAGGTGCTTTCTGTTAGTTACCCGGGCTTACCCAATAATCCTACATATATCCGTGCGAAAAAATATTTAAAGAATGGTTTTGGAGCAGTCTTGTCTTTTGAAATAAAAGGTGAAAAAGAAAAAGCAACCCAGTTTGTAGATAGCTTGAAGTTAATCAGCCACCTTGCAAACGTAGGAGATACGAAAACGCTGATTATCCAGCCTTCTGCAACGACTCACCAACAATTGAGTGAAGACGAGCAAGCTGCTGCCGGAGTAAAACCTACGTCGTTACGGATATCTGTGGGCTTGGAGCATATTGATGATATAAAAGCTGATCTGCAGCAAGCATTTGATCAGATAAATTAAAGTGGTTTAATCACTTCCATAGCATATGAGTATTCATAAATACAGTTATAATAAAACATTCAGGTTGGAAAGTGGGAAACGCCTGAAAGGTCTGGAAATTGCCTACCATACTTATGGGCGTTTAAATACACGTAAGGATAATGTGGTTTGGGTATGTCATGCCCTAACGGCAAATGCTGATGTTTTTGATTGGTGGCCAGGATTGTTTGGCGAAAATGATCTATTCAATCCTCAGGACCATTTCATTATATGTGCCAATATCATAGGATCTAATTATGGCACAACAAATCCCT
This Olivibacter sp. SDN3 DNA region includes the following protein-coding sequences:
- a CDS encoding GNAT family N-acetyltransferase, with the protein product MKTEPIIIKKLTIEDSEIFDNVYTRPELFWKINNDSSGNENAEEFAKRMLWLCKYIYTIRLKRDPLKVIGACVLYNWNKKKREIFFGGSILPEYWGKGIMPNAFNQMIEMAKYCLGASHIKISINKDNQPAKRMVEKLGFFNAVEENNLTTFSRPIDLPPSIAKLINKNKGFQRAI
- a CDS encoding O-acetylhomoserine aminocarboxypropyltransferase/cysteine synthase family protein, producing MSQENLKFETLQIHAGQEVDASTNARAVPIYQTTSYVFNNSEHGANLFALKEFGNIYTRIMNPTTDVFEKRVAALEGGVAAVAVASGQAAQFIALSNILESGDNFVSGANLYGGTYNQFKVSFKRLGIEARFAKNDSAEHMEALIDEQTKAIYLETIGNPSFNVPDFEAVATVAQKYDLPLIVDNTFGAAGYLFQPIAHGAHVVVQSATKWIGGHGTSIGGVIVDGGNYNWGNGKFQQFSEPSEGYHGLVFNDVFGSNGPFGNIQFAIRARVEGLRDFGPALSPFNSFLLLQGLETLSLRVQRHVDNALELALWLQDHSQVLSVSYPGLPNNPTYIRAKKYLKNGFGAVLSFEIKGEKEKATQFVDSLKLISHLANVGDTKTLIIQPSATTHQQLSEDEQAAAGVKPTSLRISVGLEHIDDIKADLQQAFDQIN
- the mqnE gene encoding aminofutalosine synthase MqnE, whose product is MEADKRLNLVIDDSNLDKDLKTIALKVLNNQRITFEEGVVLYEKGELGYLGVLANHIREKKNGNFTYFNRNFHIEPTNLCVYDCKFCSYSRLIKERSEGWEATMDDMLETIKKYDDEPVTEVHIVGGVLPQYNLQFYTELFTAIKKHRPNLHLKALTPVEYHYIFKKAKVDYATGMRMMKEAGLESMPGGGAEIFAPEVRDRISKDKCNAEQWLAIHEEWHKLGMHSNATMLYGHIEQFQHRVDHMNRLRQLQDKTGGFQTFIPLKFRNKDNQMSDVPETSVIEDLRNYAIARIYLDNFQHIKAYWAMISRDTAQLSLSFGVDDIDGTLDDTTKIYSMAGAEEQKPAMSTRELVNLIKQVGRHPIERDTLYNVITDYKDYIFEEDDAKKASYYSLPVVN